The DNA region GGCCTCCGCGTCATTCGCCGCCAGCGCCTTCAACAGGCTGCGATGGTCGCTGACGACGCCGCCATAGCGGTCGGCCGCGAAGCCGACCCGCTCCCAAAGAGCGAGCAGCAGCGTCCAGTTCCGCTCGACGAGCGCCACGGCCTCCGGATTGTCGGCGAGCGCGTAGATACGCGTGTGGAATTCGCGGTTGGAGTTGAAGGCGCCGCGGTAATCCCCGCTTTGGACCTGCGCCTCGAGCGCCTCCTCGATCGCCTGCAGCCCATCGATGTCGTCGCGCCTGCAACGCGATGCGGCACGTTGGGTCAGCATGATCTCGAGCGCGCTGCGCGTCGCGAACAGGTTCTCGACGAAGCGCCGGTCCATCTGGGCGACGCGGGCGCTGCGGCCCGGCCCTACTTGCAGGATGCCGGCACCCTGCAGTTCGCGCAGCGCCTCGCGCACCGGCATGTGCCCGGTGGCGTAGCGCGAGGCGAGCTCGTCGATCTTGAGCCGGGCTCCCGGCGGGAAGGCGCCGGAGACGAGATCGGCGATGATGAGTTGGCGGATTTCGATATGGCGGGACAAGCGGAAGATCCAGGTTTGATCAAAATTGACATCAGTGCGCGATATATGTCAATTCATATGCGGTGATTTGATCAAAATAGCGAGGTCATTGCGCCGTGAGTTCCTTGCCGCTCTCCCCGGCCGAGCTCTTCGACCTCACCGGGCGCAACGCGCTGGTGACCGGCGGCAGCGTCAGCATCGGCCGGGCGATCGCTCTTCAGCTCGCGGCCGCAGGCGCCGATGTCGCGATCCAGTACTCGCAGGCAGCCGATGCGCGATTCCGCTACCCGGATGCGGCGGCGCGGACCCGCGCCGAGATCGCCGGTCTGTCGCGCCGGGCCGTCGCGATCGCAGCGGATTTCGCGAAGCCCGGCGAGGCTTCGCGCTGCGTCGCCGAGGCCTCAGCGCAGCTCGGGCGCCTCGAGATCCTGGTGATCTGCGCCTCGATCCAGAGCCGGCAGGCTTTCGAGGCCCTGCCGGCGGACGAGATCGCCCGGCATGTCGCCATCAACTTCACGGCAACCGTCGAGCTGCTCCAGGCGGCGTTGCCGGCCATGGCCGAGCGGGGTTGGGGGCGCGTCCTGTCGATCGGCAGCGTCAACCA from Rhizobiales bacterium GAS188 includes:
- a CDS encoding transcriptional regulator, GntR family, whose translation is MSRHIEIRQLIIADLVSGAFPPGARLKIDELASRYATGHMPVREALRELQGAGILQVGPGRSARVAQMDRRFVENLFATRSALEIMLTQRAASRCRRDDIDGLQAIEEALEAQVQSGDYRGAFNSNREFHTRIYALADNPEAVALVERNWTLLLALWERVGFAADRYGGVVSDHRSLLKALAANDAEAAGMIMGAHVVKAKFELLERVDRQRNSSP
- a CDS encoding NAD(P)-dependent dehydrogenase, short-chain alcohol dehydrogenase family, whose product is MSSLPLSPAELFDLTGRNALVTGGSVSIGRAIALQLAAAGADVAIQYSQAADARFRYPDAAARTRAEIAGLSRRAVAIAADFAKPGEASRCVAEASAQLGRLEILVICASIQSRQAFEALPADEIARHVAINFTATVELLQAALPAMAERGWGRVLSIGSVNQTRPDAELSVYAALKSAQHNLIINLARRYADKGVTLNTLSPGLVATERNRWRRKSAAQWRAIEQAANPMRRAGQPQDMVGAALLLCSQASSFITGADLQVTGGGHL